From the Litorilinea aerophila genome, one window contains:
- a CDS encoding ABC transporter ATP-binding protein, producing the protein MSETNGTTNSGPIIETVDLWRIYRLGDQEIPALRGINLRIYEAEFIALKGRSGSGKTTLLNCLGGLDKPTRGEVRIFGQEIAKWNERQLTNWRRHQVGFIFQSLGLLPALSAYENVELMLRMIGVKGKERHRRTVECLELVGLGKWMDHRPYELSGGQQQRVAVARALANRPSLILADEPTGELDSKTGREILTLFRTIVREQKVTMLMATHDSLVDEHVDKVLHLRDGQIVTQAEYDAELAPDETDSAQQPAAVP; encoded by the coding sequence TTGTCTGAGACAAACGGGACAACCAACAGCGGCCCCATTATCGAAACGGTGGATCTCTGGCGCATCTACCGCCTGGGCGACCAGGAGATCCCGGCCCTGCGGGGCATCAACCTGCGCATCTACGAGGCCGAATTCATCGCCCTGAAGGGTCGCTCCGGCAGCGGCAAGACGACCCTCTTGAACTGCCTGGGCGGCCTGGACAAGCCCACCCGGGGCGAGGTACGCATCTTCGGCCAGGAGATCGCCAAGTGGAACGAGCGACAGCTCACCAACTGGCGTCGCCACCAGGTGGGCTTCATCTTCCAGTCCCTGGGACTGCTGCCGGCCCTGTCCGCCTACGAGAACGTGGAGCTCATGCTGCGCATGATCGGCGTCAAAGGCAAGGAACGTCACCGGCGCACGGTGGAGTGCCTGGAGCTGGTGGGCCTGGGCAAATGGATGGACCACCGTCCCTATGAGCTCTCCGGCGGCCAGCAGCAGCGGGTGGCCGTGGCCCGGGCCCTGGCCAACCGCCCCAGCCTGATCCTGGCCGACGAGCCCACCGGCGAGCTGGACAGCAAGACCGGCCGGGAGATCCTGACCCTCTTCCGGACCATCGTCCGGGAACAGAAGGTGACCATGTTGATGGCCACCCACGACAGCCTGGTGGATGAGCACGTGGACAAGGTCCTCCATCTCCGGGATGGCCAGATCGTCACCCAGGCTGAATATGACGCGGAGCTGGCGCCGGACGAAACCGACAGCGCCCAACAGCCCGCGGCGGTACCCTGA
- a CDS encoding efflux RND transporter periplasmic adaptor subunit, which translates to MLPANKIAPIFLTLVAALVLSGCALLPSGGLADRAAAEEPTPTPIPTPVVAVKPTYKVQRGEIVHELEFSGRISPVNEEDLFFRASGRVRAVFKKRNDFVTAGEIIAELEIDSLERQLEAAELELERAQVRLDQAQQALAYQQKVAQTNLEIAQLRLAALQADAQPDTTAIAIQQKQVELAQLEVERLSQGVDPLLVSDVTRAELNVQKLKADIAEHQVIAPFDGQLLSVSLTPGQAVDAYKPVATLADVTELEVSADLISTQMQDLVEGMPASIILVSRPGVELTGSIRRLPYPYGSGGRGTTVEDLDKSTRITLDQSAAEAGYELGDLVRVRVELERKADVLWLPPQALRVFDGRRFAVIQDGDVQRRVDVTVGIETPERVEIEAGLEEGQVVIGQ; encoded by the coding sequence ATGTTGCCAGCAAACAAAATTGCCCCCATTTTCCTGACGCTTGTGGCTGCGCTGGTGCTCAGCGGCTGCGCCCTGCTGCCCAGCGGCGGTCTGGCCGACCGGGCAGCCGCCGAAGAGCCCACCCCCACCCCCATCCCCACCCCGGTGGTGGCCGTCAAGCCCACCTACAAGGTCCAACGGGGTGAAATTGTTCACGAATTGGAATTTAGTGGCCGCATCTCACCGGTCAACGAAGAGGACCTCTTCTTCCGGGCCAGTGGCCGGGTTCGAGCCGTTTTCAAGAAACGCAATGATTTCGTGACCGCCGGGGAGATCATCGCCGAGCTGGAGATCGACAGCCTGGAACGGCAGCTGGAAGCCGCTGAACTGGAGCTGGAACGGGCCCAGGTGCGGCTGGACCAGGCCCAACAGGCACTGGCCTACCAGCAGAAGGTGGCCCAGACCAACCTGGAGATTGCCCAACTGCGCCTGGCCGCGCTCCAGGCGGACGCCCAGCCCGACACCACGGCCATTGCCATCCAGCAGAAGCAGGTGGAGCTGGCGCAGCTGGAGGTGGAGCGACTGAGCCAGGGGGTGGATCCCCTGCTGGTCAGCGACGTGACCCGGGCCGAGCTCAACGTGCAAAAGCTGAAGGCCGACATTGCCGAACACCAGGTCATCGCACCCTTTGACGGCCAGCTGCTCTCCGTCTCCCTGACCCCCGGCCAGGCGGTGGACGCCTACAAGCCCGTGGCCACCCTGGCCGACGTCACCGAGCTGGAGGTGAGCGCGGATCTGATCAGCACCCAGATGCAGGATCTGGTGGAAGGCATGCCGGCTTCCATCATCCTGGTCAGCCGCCCCGGCGTGGAACTGACCGGCTCCATCCGCCGCCTGCCCTACCCCTACGGCAGTGGCGGACGCGGTACCACCGTGGAAGATCTGGACAAGTCCACCCGCATCACCCTGGATCAGTCGGCGGCCGAAGCCGGCTACGAACTGGGCGATCTGGTCCGGGTGCGGGTAGAGCTGGAACGGAAGGCCGACGTGCTGTGGCTACCGCCCCAGGCGCTGCGGGTCTTTGACGGCCGCCGCTTTGCCGTCATCCAGGACGGCGACGTCCAGCGCCGGGTGGATGTGACGGTGGGCATCGAGACGCCGGAGCGGGTTGAGATCGAAGCAGGCCTGGAAGAGGGTCAGGTCGTCATCGGACAATAG
- a CDS encoding mandelate racemase/muconate lactonizing enzyme family protein produces the protein MKIARVDAFAIKLPPADTGNEGTTENLDTYGDYFIARDAWTSIYSRAHETCLVRVEADNGLVGWGEGQAPVGGRAVRAIVEDLCRPVLLGQDPFDVEYLWYRLYSAMRERGHVTGFYVDALAGVDLALYDLMGKALGKPAHKLLGGQFRDRVRVYAGIGGTDEATLVRQAQEHVAEGYQALKLHLRVSTPEILQIVQAVREVVGPQVELMVDIHMLRDVSGAIELGRGLEQLGVRWLESPTQPEDVHGQAEVARALDMQVATGEWLRTTWEWRQWIEHRAFDVAMPDIARTGLSEGKRIAALCDSFNLPIAPHVGGGGILAVAASVAYSAAIPNFQILEHAHRAHAQKARIARRFPEPVDGAFPVEDVPGLGVEIDEDAVARFTV, from the coding sequence ATGAAAATTGCCCGGGTTGATGCTTTTGCCATCAAACTTCCGCCGGCCGATACCGGCAACGAGGGTACAACGGAAAATCTGGATACGTACGGCGATTATTTTATCGCCCGGGACGCCTGGACGTCCATCTACTCCCGCGCCCACGAGACTTGCCTGGTGCGGGTGGAAGCTGACAACGGGTTGGTCGGCTGGGGCGAAGGCCAGGCCCCAGTAGGCGGCCGCGCGGTGCGGGCGATTGTGGAGGATCTCTGTCGCCCCGTGCTCCTGGGCCAGGATCCGTTCGATGTGGAGTATCTCTGGTACCGGCTGTATAGTGCCATGCGTGAGCGAGGCCATGTCACGGGCTTTTATGTGGATGCCCTGGCCGGCGTCGACCTGGCCCTGTACGATCTGATGGGCAAGGCCCTGGGCAAACCGGCCCATAAGTTGCTGGGCGGCCAGTTCCGGGATAGGGTCCGGGTCTATGCCGGCATCGGCGGCACCGATGAAGCAACCCTGGTCCGCCAGGCCCAGGAGCACGTGGCTGAGGGGTACCAGGCCCTCAAGCTGCACCTGCGCGTCTCGACACCGGAGATTCTGCAGATTGTCCAGGCTGTGCGGGAAGTAGTGGGGCCCCAGGTGGAGTTAATGGTGGACATCCACATGCTGCGAGACGTGTCCGGCGCCATTGAACTGGGGCGCGGGCTGGAGCAACTGGGTGTGCGCTGGCTGGAGTCGCCTACCCAGCCGGAGGATGTCCACGGCCAGGCGGAAGTGGCCCGCGCCCTGGACATGCAGGTGGCCACGGGGGAGTGGCTGCGCACTACCTGGGAGTGGCGCCAGTGGATTGAACATCGCGCCTTTGACGTGGCCATGCCGGACATCGCCCGTACCGGCCTGAGCGAGGGAAAGCGCATCGCCGCCCTGTGTGACAGCTTCAACCTGCCCATTGCTCCCCATGTGGGCGGCGGTGGCATCCTGGCCGTGGCCGCGTCCGTGGCCTACTCGGCCGCTATCCCCAATTTTCAAATCCTGGAACATGCCCACCGTGCCCACGCCCAGAAGGCACGCATCGCCCGCCGCTTTCCCGAACCGGTTGATGGCGCTTTCCCGGTGGAGGACGTGCCCGGCCTGGGGGTGGAGATCGACGAAGACGCGGTGGCCCGCTTCACCGTGTGA
- a CDS encoding Gfo/Idh/MocA family protein, which yields MAKIGVVGCGHISGVYLKSPQLFPILEIVACADLDLARAQAKAQEHQIRACTVEELLADPEIDIVVNLTIPAAHAEVGQAALRAGKHVYSEKPLALNTVDGQALLELAQAQGRRVGCAPDTFLGGGLQTCRKLIDDGWIGEPVAATAFMMSHGHEHWHPSPEFYYQRGGGPMFDMGPYYLTALVSLLGPVRRVTGSTRITFPERTITSQPKFGQKVQVEVPTHVVGVLDFASGAIGNIITTFDVWAAELPRIEIYGTEGTLSVPDPNTFGGPVRLRRAGSSEWHEIPLTHPYTTNSRGLGVADLAHALRSGRPHRASGELAFHVLEIMEAIHLASDEGCHVELKSLCDRPAPLPLGMQPGILDD from the coding sequence ATGGCCAAAATTGGCGTCGTCGGATGCGGCCATATTAGCGGCGTCTACTTGAAATCCCCCCAACTCTTCCCCATTCTGGAAATCGTCGCCTGCGCGGACCTGGATCTGGCCCGTGCCCAGGCCAAGGCCCAGGAGCATCAGATCCGCGCCTGCACGGTAGAAGAGCTTCTGGCCGACCCGGAGATCGACATCGTGGTCAACCTGACCATCCCGGCAGCCCATGCCGAAGTGGGCCAGGCAGCCCTGCGGGCCGGCAAGCATGTCTACAGCGAAAAGCCCCTGGCGCTGAACACGGTCGACGGCCAGGCCCTCCTGGAACTGGCCCAGGCCCAGGGGCGACGGGTGGGCTGCGCACCCGACACCTTCCTGGGTGGCGGCTTGCAGACCTGCCGCAAGCTGATTGACGACGGCTGGATCGGGGAACCGGTGGCCGCCACGGCCTTCATGATGTCCCATGGCCACGAACACTGGCATCCCAGCCCAGAGTTCTACTACCAGCGGGGCGGCGGCCCCATGTTCGACATGGGCCCCTACTACCTGACCGCCCTGGTCTCCCTCCTGGGCCCGGTCCGCCGGGTGACCGGCTCCACCCGCATCACCTTCCCCGAGCGCACCATCACCAGCCAGCCCAAATTCGGGCAGAAGGTCCAGGTGGAAGTGCCCACCCACGTGGTCGGCGTGCTGGACTTTGCCAGCGGCGCCATCGGCAACATCATCACCACCTTCGACGTCTGGGCGGCCGAACTGCCCCGCATCGAAATTTACGGCACCGAAGGCACCCTGAGTGTCCCCGACCCCAACACCTTCGGCGGACCGGTACGGCTGCGGCGAGCTGGCAGCAGCGAGTGGCACGAGATCCCCCTCACCCACCCCTACACCACCAACAGCCGGGGTCTGGGCGTGGCCGACCTGGCCCACGCCCTGCGGAGTGGACGCCCCCACCGGGCCAGCGGCGAACTGGCCTTCCACGTACTGGAGATCATGGAGGCCATCCACCTGGCCAGTGACGAAGGCTGCCACGTGGAGCTGAAAAGCCTCTGCGACCGACCCGCGCCCCTGCCCCTGGGCATGCAACCCGGCATCCTGGACGATTGA
- a CDS encoding ABC transporter permease — MRFILRTLAIFAVATRRLFAQRGLALATALGLVASVAIVMSIPLYTDAVYYRILQEELQKSDTSGELQRPPFAFMFRYVGSLYGLKQWEDVQQVDTYLMESGARLLGLPHKLTVRYFRTDNFRLFPTEDLAYADVKDPLAWINFAFASDFDQHITLVEGTFPAVADSDPETDMEVLISQAIADEFGIQAGERFVTFRQVQEGETRRVVQIPIRVAGIWTATDPSEEYWFYRQTVFENQFFIPEESFLLRIVPLLNDEVAQALWYFVMDGSGVNSSDVGWLLSRINTVQQQASSLLANTRLEVSPQDALYRYRTSSTLLNILLYAFSIPIIGLLLAFIGLVVGLSVGRQRNEIAVLRSRGATVFQVLGIAALEALVLGAIALATGMPVSQQIAQAIGATRSFLNFTIESDLRVTMTMATLRFGLAAVVVTMVAQVFPSFGAARHTIVTYKQEQARTIRPPWWQRAWLDLLLLIPAGYGAYLLQQQGSIALPGSPALSGGPFDNPLLFLVPALAAFSLTLLMLRVLPLVMAGIAWLAGKMNSVGFLLATRYLARNPGFYSAPLVLLILTLSLSTFTASLAQTLDHHLYDQSYYRTGADMQLVELGQSNETAGTPPGETGAGGAASGAASGGESSTIPEARWVFVPVSEHLKVPEILAATRVGRFGASIQAQGSWVEAEFMGIDRVDFPKAAYWRRDFASASLGALMNSLAVAQDGVLLYRPFMRQNAIRVGDQVQIRVSSYGQRADMTVTVVGDFNYFPTWYPDPEEPTLIVGNLDYFFEQAGGQMPYNVWVKTVPNVDYEKMIRDLRSLDISVLNWRSARQRIAEEQRRPERQGLFGVLSVGFLAAALLTVLGFFLYALFSFRRRFIELGTLRAIGLSPGQMTTFLAWELAFVILLGLGAGTVLGALVSNIFIPYLQVGADIEAVTPPFLVEIAWDAISRIYLLFGLLFVAALSVLAALLLRMKIFQAIKLGETV; from the coding sequence ATGCGATTCATCCTGCGAACGTTAGCAATCTTCGCGGTTGCAACAAGGCGGCTATTTGCCCAGCGCGGCCTGGCCCTGGCCACCGCGCTGGGCCTGGTGGCCTCCGTGGCCATCGTCATGAGCATCCCCCTGTACACTGATGCGGTCTACTACCGCATCCTGCAGGAAGAGCTCCAGAAGTCCGACACCAGCGGCGAGTTGCAGCGCCCTCCCTTTGCCTTCATGTTCCGCTACGTGGGCTCCCTCTACGGGCTGAAGCAGTGGGAGGACGTGCAACAGGTGGACACCTACCTGATGGAGAGCGGCGCCCGGCTGTTGGGGCTGCCCCACAAACTCACCGTCCGCTATTTCCGCACGGACAACTTCCGGCTCTTCCCCACCGAAGATCTGGCCTATGCGGACGTGAAGGATCCCCTGGCCTGGATCAACTTCGCCTTTGCCAGCGACTTCGACCAACACATCACCCTGGTGGAAGGGACCTTCCCTGCGGTGGCCGACTCGGATCCCGAGACGGACATGGAAGTGCTGATCAGCCAGGCCATTGCCGACGAGTTTGGCATCCAGGCTGGCGAACGCTTCGTCACCTTCCGCCAGGTTCAGGAGGGGGAAACACGCCGGGTGGTCCAGATCCCCATCCGGGTGGCGGGCATCTGGACGGCGACCGATCCATCCGAGGAATATTGGTTCTACCGCCAGACGGTCTTTGAAAATCAGTTCTTCATCCCGGAGGAGAGCTTCCTCCTGCGCATCGTCCCCTTACTCAACGACGAAGTGGCCCAGGCCCTGTGGTACTTCGTCATGGATGGGTCAGGCGTCAACTCCAGCGACGTGGGATGGCTGTTGAGCCGCATCAACACGGTGCAGCAGCAGGCCTCTTCCTTGCTGGCCAACACCCGGCTGGAGGTCTCGCCCCAGGATGCCCTCTACCGCTATCGCACCTCCTCGACGCTGCTGAACATTCTGCTCTACGCCTTCAGCATTCCCATCATCGGCCTGCTCCTGGCCTTCATCGGCCTGGTGGTGGGCCTGTCGGTGGGGCGTCAGCGCAACGAGATCGCGGTGCTGCGCAGCCGGGGGGCCACCGTCTTCCAGGTGTTGGGCATCGCTGCGCTGGAGGCCCTGGTGCTGGGCGCCATCGCCCTGGCCACGGGGATGCCGGTCAGCCAGCAGATCGCCCAGGCCATCGGCGCCACCCGCAGCTTCCTCAACTTCACCATCGAATCCGACCTGCGGGTTACCATGACCATGGCCACCCTCCGCTTTGGGTTGGCCGCGGTGGTCGTCACCATGGTGGCCCAGGTCTTCCCTTCCTTCGGCGCAGCCCGCCACACCATCGTCACCTACAAGCAGGAACAGGCCCGCACCATTCGGCCACCCTGGTGGCAGCGGGCCTGGCTGGACCTGCTGCTCCTGATTCCTGCTGGCTACGGCGCCTATCTGTTGCAACAGCAGGGCTCCATCGCCCTGCCCGGCAGCCCGGCCCTCAGCGGCGGCCCCTTCGACAACCCGTTGCTCTTCCTGGTGCCGGCCCTGGCTGCCTTCTCGTTGACGCTGCTGATGCTGCGCGTCCTGCCCCTGGTCATGGCTGGTATCGCCTGGCTGGCCGGCAAGATGAACAGCGTGGGCTTCCTGCTGGCCACCCGCTACCTGGCCCGCAACCCCGGCTTCTACTCGGCACCGCTGGTGCTCCTGATCCTGACCCTGAGCCTCTCTACCTTCACCGCGTCCCTGGCCCAGACCCTGGATCATCACCTCTACGACCAGAGCTACTACCGCACCGGCGCAGACATGCAACTGGTGGAGCTGGGCCAGAGCAACGAAACCGCGGGCACACCGCCAGGAGAGACGGGCGCCGGAGGTGCGGCGAGCGGTGCTGCCAGCGGCGGCGAAAGCAGCACCATTCCCGAAGCCCGCTGGGTCTTCGTCCCTGTCTCCGAGCACCTCAAGGTGCCGGAGATCCTGGCGGCCACCCGGGTAGGCCGCTTCGGCGCCAGCATCCAGGCCCAGGGCTCCTGGGTGGAGGCTGAATTCATGGGCATCGACCGGGTGGACTTCCCCAAGGCGGCCTACTGGCGCCGGGACTTTGCCTCGGCCAGCCTGGGCGCCCTGATGAATTCCCTGGCCGTGGCCCAGGACGGGGTGCTCCTCTACCGGCCCTTCATGCGCCAGAACGCCATCCGGGTGGGCGACCAGGTCCAGATCCGGGTCTCCAGCTATGGCCAGCGGGCCGACATGACCGTCACCGTGGTGGGGGATTTCAACTACTTCCCCACCTGGTACCCCGACCCGGAGGAGCCGACCCTGATCGTGGGCAACCTGGACTACTTCTTTGAGCAGGCAGGCGGCCAGATGCCCTACAACGTCTGGGTCAAGACGGTGCCCAACGTGGACTACGAAAAGATGATCCGGGACCTGCGCAGCCTGGACATCTCGGTGTTGAACTGGCGTTCGGCCCGCCAGCGCATCGCCGAAGAGCAGCGCCGGCCCGAGCGGCAGGGTCTCTTCGGCGTGCTTTCCGTTGGTTTCCTGGCTGCGGCCTTGCTGACGGTGTTGGGCTTTTTCCTCTATGCCCTTTTCTCCTTCCGCCGTCGCTTTATCGAGCTGGGTACCCTGCGGGCCATTGGGCTGTCCCCCGGCCAGATGACGACTTTCCTCGCCTGGGAACTGGCGTTCGTGATTTTGCTGGGGTTGGGGGCCGGCACTGTGCTGGGTGCCCTGGTCAGCAACATCTTCATTCCCTATCTCCAGGTGGGCGCGGACATCGAAGCCGTTACACCGCCCTTCCTGGTGGAGATCGCCTGGGATGCCATCAGCCGCATCTACCTGCTCTTCGGCCTGCTCTTCGTGGCGGCCTTGAGCGTGCTGGCAGCGCTGCTGCTGCGGATGAAGATCTTCCAGGCAATCAAGCTCGGTGAGACGGTGTAG
- a CDS encoding ABC transporter ATP-binding protein, producing MSEPFILCEGLVKIYQVAELEMVALQGLNLTIEQGELVGIVGASGSGKSTLMNILGGLDRPTAGKVRVDGHDLLKMPDRQLNRYRREKVGFVWQQSTRNLVPYLNAIQNVMLPMTLAGVTGREKRRRAAELLEIVGLGDRMYHHVPELSGGEQQRVAIAVALANNPTLLLADEPTGELDSVTAKAIYRTFQMLTRELGITTLIVSHDPGIARHVDRVVAIRDGMLASETIRHAATPQPTADGESPATEEEEHSFAELVVLDSAGRVHIPQEFLEQLNIQGRAQLELTEEGILIRPAVHTRTEQVRVDGNGATDGVLKVAVQEEQPAANGKQRGGVRRLFGRLGRRKKE from the coding sequence ATGTCTGAGCCCTTTATCTTATGTGAAGGCCTGGTCAAGATCTACCAGGTGGCTGAACTGGAAATGGTGGCCCTGCAAGGGCTGAACCTGACCATCGAGCAGGGAGAGCTGGTGGGTATCGTGGGCGCCAGCGGCAGCGGGAAATCGACCCTGATGAACATCCTCGGCGGCCTGGACCGGCCCACCGCCGGCAAGGTACGGGTGGATGGCCACGACCTGCTGAAGATGCCCGACCGCCAGCTCAACCGCTATCGGCGGGAGAAGGTGGGCTTCGTCTGGCAGCAGAGCACCCGCAACCTGGTCCCCTACCTGAATGCCATCCAGAACGTGATGCTCCCCATGACCCTGGCCGGTGTCACCGGCCGGGAAAAACGGCGGCGGGCCGCGGAACTGCTGGAGATTGTTGGCCTGGGCGACCGGATGTACCACCACGTGCCGGAGCTCTCCGGCGGTGAACAACAGCGGGTAGCCATCGCCGTGGCCCTGGCCAACAACCCCACCCTGCTCCTGGCCGACGAGCCCACCGGCGAGCTGGATTCAGTCACCGCCAAGGCCATCTACCGGACCTTCCAGATGCTGACCCGGGAACTGGGCATCACCACCCTGATCGTCAGCCACGACCCGGGCATTGCCCGCCACGTGGATCGGGTGGTGGCCATCCGGGATGGCATGCTGGCCAGCGAAACCATCCGCCATGCGGCGACCCCGCAGCCCACCGCCGACGGCGAAAGCCCCGCAACCGAGGAAGAAGAACACTCCTTTGCCGAACTGGTGGTGCTGGACAGCGCCGGCCGGGTCCACATTCCTCAGGAATTCCTGGAGCAGCTCAATATCCAGGGCCGGGCCCAATTGGAGCTCACCGAAGAGGGCATTCTCATCCGGCCCGCGGTCCATACCCGCACGGAACAGGTCCGGGTGGACGGCAACGGCGCGACCGACGGCGTCCTCAAAGTCGCCGTCCAGGAGGAACAGCCAGCCGCCAACGGCAAACAACGGGGCGGCGTCCGGCGCCTCTTCGGGCGGCTGGGACGACGGAAGAAAGAGTAG
- a CDS encoding haloacid dehalogenase type II — translation MPPQPLGQVKALTFDVFGTVVDWRGSLIRAGEALGRALGVTVDWARFADDWRAGYGPAMDRVRRGELPWTRLDALHRMILDDLLVRYNLTFLDEASRVHLNTIWHRLDPWPDSIPGLTRLRSRYIVATLSNGNVALLVHMAKHAGLPWDCILSAELARHYKPNPEVYLKAAELLDLRPEEILMVAAHNGDLAAARSVGFRTAFVARPLEHGPGQSTDLAPDADVDLAATDFLDLADQLL, via the coding sequence ATGCCTCCTCAGCCTCTGGGCCAGGTCAAAGCCCTGACCTTCGACGTCTTCGGTACAGTGGTGGACTGGCGCGGCAGCCTGATCCGGGCCGGGGAGGCACTGGGGCGCGCGCTGGGCGTCACCGTGGACTGGGCTCGCTTCGCCGACGACTGGCGGGCCGGTTATGGGCCGGCCATGGATCGGGTGCGCCGGGGCGAGTTGCCCTGGACCCGGCTGGATGCGCTGCACCGAATGATTCTGGACGACCTGCTGGTGCGCTATAACCTGACGTTCCTGGACGAAGCCTCCCGCGTCCACCTGAACACCATCTGGCACCGGCTGGACCCCTGGCCCGACAGCATCCCCGGCCTGACCCGGCTGCGCAGCCGCTACATTGTGGCCACCCTCTCCAACGGCAACGTGGCCCTGCTGGTCCATATGGCTAAACACGCGGGCCTGCCCTGGGACTGCATCCTCTCGGCGGAGCTGGCTCGCCACTACAAGCCGAACCCCGAAGTCTACCTTAAGGCGGCAGAACTTCTGGACCTGCGCCCGGAGGAGATCCTGATGGTCGCGGCCCACAACGGGGATCTGGCCGCAGCCCGGTCAGTGGGTTTCCGCACAGCCTTTGTGGCCCGACCCCTGGAGCACGGACCCGGCCAGTCCACCGATCTGGCCCCCGATGCCGATGTGGACCTGGCCGCCACGGACTTCCTGGATCTGGCGGATCAACTCCTGTAG